The window ATCTATAGAAAATCTTTTGACTTGAAGGACATTACCGAGGTTAATTCCTTCTAAGGAAAGCCAATCCCTCCTCATGTATTACTGAACCATAAGGGCTATTTTTTCTTGAGTAATGAGTTACATTACTCACAATTTGACGTAACAAAAAAAGAATAAAGTTGTTACAGGATGAGTTAAGTCGGACGTGAGACTCCAATGAGTTTTACTGAGGAAAGAGCTGCATTGTATCAGGAAATGCGCAGAAAAGGTTTGGGATATACGACAGTAAAGCAGAACCGTGTATTTAAACTGCCTGAGCTAATATAATTATTAGGAGGAAAATATGATAATAGAGATTAAAGAATCAAATGAAAACTATAGTCTGAGCGTAAAATCAGTTGACGCAAAGCAGGTTTTTATTACGATTGCAAATCAAAGTAAAGACCAAGACATACTGAAGACTGCTTCACTGCTATACAAAAAGGTCTATAAGATATTAACCAAGTATAACATAACAGTATTTCATGAAAGGTTTTTCGGAACAGGCAAGTATTATGATGATGTTCAGAAAATAAGGGCCGAGGAACTAAAACTGAATACTCAGAACCAATGTTTCAGTTATATTGAAGGTTCTCCTTATTGGGGTGAAGGAGTCTCAGGAATTAACATACATGGTTTTATTTTATGTAATGAAGAAATAGAGGATGTTGAGTTTAACGGAATAGTCTGCGGAAAGCTGTATAAGACTGACGCTGTGGACTATATGTTAGTACATACCGTTCATGGAAATAAAGAAAGTGACTACTACGGACAGACATATGAGATGTTCCAATCAATGATTAAGGTACTTGGAAAATACGATTTTGAGCTGAAAAATGTTATAAGGACATGGATATATTTGAATAATATTCTATTGCAATACGATGAGTTCAATAAAGCCCGTACAAGGATATTCCTAGAAAACGGGTTATGGTCTGACTCTGTAGCTGTTGATAAAACAGAAGAAATATATATGCCTGCAAGCACAGGTATCAGCTGTGGCAATCCACATGGTCTGACTGTAATCTCGGATATTCTGGCTGTAAAAACAAAAGATATCGAAAAGTTCAAGTACTCAAGTGAATCAGGCAAAGCTCAGAAGTCTGCAATGCGTTACGGTTCTGCTTTTTCAAGGGCTATTGTGCTGGATAATAAGACAAGCAAATATGTTTATTTATCAGGTACGGCATCAATAGATGATTTGGGGAATACAGTGTATCTTGACGATATAGGCTTGCAGATAGATAAGACATATTCCGTGATTGATGCCTTGTTGGATGTAAGCTCAATGAAATTAAATAACATGGTTGAAGGAACGGTATTCTTAAAAAAAGCAGAGTATGTAGATGCATTCATTGAATACTGCAAAAGTCGGAATATTGAACTGCCTGCACTGATTACGGTTGCTGACGTGTGCAGGGATAATCTGCTGTTTGAAATGGATGGAACCTTTGCAGGAGGAAAATAGTTGTTTATGCTAGGCAAAAGAATGCATTACCAAAAACCAAAGGGAACAATGTTTTATGAGGATAGCGACTAGTGTCAAAAAAATCTAAAGCTTGAAACTGTAAATTACATAACTTAATAAATAAGGAGTTATTATGAAAAAATTTATTTCAATAATTGTATTAATCTGTTTAATGATTGGGCTATTTCCACCAAATTGTTTTGCCGGAGAACCAGTTGTTACTCCCCAATTAATTATTATTAATGTAAATGGCGAAAATGTCTCTGTGTTGTCAGTTAAGATAAAAAATGAACAATACTTGAAGTTGCGAGATATAGCGTATTATGCAAATGGCAGTGACAGACAATTCAATATTAGCGAAGTCAAGAAAAAAGCAATTGTTAATATTTATTCAAATACTCCCTATAAGTCTATAGGAAACCAAGCTTCTTTAAAAAACAACAAACCACAAAAAGCGTTACTTTTTAAAGGAAAGTATTTTCTTGATGAAAAAGCTACTAAAATTAATTCATATTACGTAGGTAATGAAATGTATGTTAAACCGGCAGAGCTCGGAAAGCTGTTGAACTTTATAGTAACCTCCGGCAAAAAAACAGGGCAATATTACATTAATACTAATCATAGTGCAATTACTAAGAAAATTGGTGTAGAGACTGCAATGACCTACGGCGATATGAAACAGAGTGACAAGAATAGTCCGTGGGTTGGATATGACTATAGTGGGAGGAAAGTACTGGGATGGCACCAATTATGGCCTGGAGATGTGAGATTATTTTTAGATTTCGGCTCAGGACCTGTTTTAGTGTGCTATAAGGTTATTGTTTCAAATGGTCGTTTCTACTTTTTAGATGATAAGCTTGTTTACAAAAAAGAGATTAATGGTGTGAAGATACCATTAGAAGCAGATGGTGGTATATCTGCAAGGCGCTTAGAACAGATTCTGGGCAGTTACTATGAAACTTTTCTTAAAGAAAGTGTATATCTTACTATTAACCTTGGTATGCCGGCAAAGCAGAAAAATGATAAAAATATAACATATAAAATATCAAGCAATAAGAGCTCAGTATTTTTAGGGGTATTAGAAAAGTCACAAATTATTCCTAGTTTGACACCAACACCCGAAATGGCTAAGAAATTTATTTATACCAGTTCCGATGCCAAAGTTGCGTTTGCTGACGAGACAGGCATGGTTTATGGAATTGGACCGGGAACTTGCACAATCTCTATTGGGCTAGAGGGACGTAGTGATATTCCGGTAAAGACAATTAAAGTTTCAGTTAATGGAGATGCAGCTCTGGCAAAGAAGTCAACAGGGTTTATCTGTTTTGACTATTATGATAATGATGTGGCAAATGTATTTCAGGAACCTACAATACAAGCTATGCATCAAGATGGGGCTCAGTGGGTTAGCTACATAAATACCTTAAGCTATACAAATGAAAATCCAATACGTATTGACGGTGTCAGTAACAAAAATACTAATATAATGCGAGAAATTAGAAAAAACGAGTTTGGGGCTTTTGTCAAGGCAGCAAAAATTAGAGGTATGAAGGTAGCTGCTCAAACTCAAATAATGTATGATGAATTACTAAAGGATTGGATGTCTAATGAAGCAAAAAGTAATGAGGCTCTATTTTATGAGGAGTCTGCAAAATTCTGGGCGTATTTTGGCTCTTTACTAAAAAACAATGCCCAAAAATGGATTTCTGACCCTAATAATGTTGAAGCAAATAAGTTTTGGGATGAATGGTTTGCGCAATATGAAAAAAATATCTTGGAATATGCCAATTGGTGTGAAGAATACAAGGTTGATTTGCTAATAATAGGTGAATATCAATCAAATCCCTTTTATAGTATTGGCGGTGGGCGTATGGAAAAACTGATTAAAGATATCAGGAATGTGTATTCTGGTAAAATAGGAGCTGTTTGCACGTATACAACCCAATGGGATGAAGTAGATAAAATGTCATTTGCAGGTCAACTAGACTATATTAATGTAGTACTTCAAGAACCTTATAGCACCAAGGAAAATCCTACAATAGAGGAATATCAACGAGAAATAGAGCCAATCCTTACGGGAAAAATAGAAACTTTATATAAAAAATATCAGAAAAAAATTATTATTACTTCTTCTTACAAGAGCGCACAGAACCAAGGAAATAAGGAGTGGTTTGAACCTTGCACTGTGCAGACTAATATTAAACAAGATTTTTTGCTGCAAGCCAGAATGTACGAAGGGCTGTTTCGAGCACTGCAAAACAAAACATGGGTTGAGTCTGTATGGGCAAATGGATATAATTGGGTAGAAAATTTCGAACATGCAGACGGACGTTTAAATGCTATTGATAAAGGCCAGTCTGTACGAAATAAACCTGCAGCGAAAGTATTTTTGAAATGGAGTAATAAATAATTACATCGCAAGAAAAATATATGAGCGCATGAATTACCAACCCACACCCTGATAATTGAAGAAAATGGAATAATATGGTAAAATTTAATTAATTAACCCTCAAAGGTCGGATTTATGCTTTGAGGGAAATTTTTATTAATAAGTTTTTTCTAATGAAAAATGAGGAGGTTAATTTATGAAAAAAGGCAACTGTGGATTTTGCCGTAAACTTGCAGCTTTTCTGGTGTTGGTGCTGATTTTTCAGTCCTGTGGATTTGTTCGGGCAGCGTCAACTGATACTGTGAATGTGGATTTTAATAACATTTTACGGCCCGTGAATCATAGTAACTTTGGCTACATTCTCACACCTAACTATGATATACCGGATAGCAGGATGAAAATGCTTGGACCCATTCTTAACCGAGAGACCATCCCAGTCCAGACCTTCCAAGGAGTAGGTGATTTGGATGGTACATGTTTTAACAACGAAAACAGTCAGCTTCAGAGGTGCTTGGAGGCATATCAAAGGGCAAAGGCAAACGGATTGAAGTGGTACTTCCTTCTTGGACTTAATCCGTCGTGGACAGCACCTAACGGCACTCCGGGAGGTGGTGCTCCTACAAATCAGGCTTGGTTTAAGCAGTATGTAAAAGATGTGCTTCAGTATTTAAAGGACAATGGAGCGACGCCGGACTTTGCAGACCTTACAAACGAGTATTGGACAGGCCGTGAAGCTACATTCAAAGGCAATTGGGAAGCCGTAAGGGAAGTTTATCCGGACTATATACCTATAGTCGGCCCCGGTGCAGTAGGTTATTCAGGGATAGCGGATTTTTACATACCGTTTTCCAGTCAAAACCAAATGGATTTGGAAGGACCTTGCTGGCATGAATACTGGGAAGGCAGTACATATGCGTCATATACTCAGACAAATAAATGGAAGGATCCCATAGTAAGCCTTCAGACAAAATATCCTGAAACCAACGGCAAGTATGTGGTATGGGAGGAAAACAACTCTTGGTCAACGTCGGCTGTTGATTGGACACGAAGTATGGCCAATGTAGTGCGCTCAGGAATCACCCAGAATATTAAGGGCTGTATCAAATCAGGCAACTGGAATGGCATGAGCGATATATTGACAACAACTGTCAGAAACAGTCAACAAAATGGAGCTGTCAGGACGCCCATATGGTGGGTATATTACATGTTCTCTCAGTTGTCGGGACACTATGCGGGAGTTTCAACGAGTACAGGGGATGATATTACAGCTTGTGCCAGCAGAGACACTGATGAATGCAAGGTTATCATCGCAAAAAGCACAACCGCAGGTACCATAAATGTAAACCTGAACAATCAGCCTTACAGCGGGAAGGACGTAAGGATAGACCTATATAAAATTACTTCAAGTGAAAATAACGGTCTGACATACCAATCCAGTATTACACCTTCTTCAACTTCCAACATAAGCTTTTCAATAAACAATGCGGCAGCCAATGATTCATGGCTGGTGGTTTTGAAAAAGGTTGATTCTGCTCCAAACTTTTTCCACCCAATGACTCCTGACGATGGGGAAGTTACTACAACAGCACCGACACTTACCTGGTCGGCAGCTCAAGGTGCTGCCAGTTATACGGTGAAAGTATCTGTAAACAAGGATTTGTCCGACCCTGTCATCAACCAATCGGGCATTGCCGATACCAACTACACGGTTGCAGCACCTTTAACTGAAGGCCAAAAGTATTACTGGAATGTTACCGCAGTAAATTCCGGCGGAAGTCGAACAGTCTCAAACGATGCCGTTTATTCTTTTATAGCCGGTGCAAATGCCGGTGTACCCGGACAATTCGGACCTTACCTGCCGTCACGGAATGCACCTAATGAATCAGTTACACCAAAATTTTTGTGGTCAAGAGCATATAACGCAAGCTCTTATCGTTTGGTAGTTTCCAAAAACAGTGACCTTTCATCTCCGGTAATAAATAAATCAGGAATTACAACTATAACAGGTACAAATGAATTTGGCCCTAATACGGCATCAACTTATACTCCTACTACAGCATTGGAAAACAATACTACATATTATTGGAGGGTATACGCCCTAAATGCAAATGGAGAGAGACCAATAAACGGGCCTATACAATATTTCACTACAAAGACTGCAGGAAATTCGCCTGTAAGCTTCAGCCTGTCTGCTCCTGCAAACGGAATAACAGGTGTTTCAGACAGAGCGGTACTTTCGTGGACGCCTTCCGGGAATGCCTTCTTCTACAAGCTTGAGGTGTCTTCAAATGCAGACATGTCTAACCCTGTAATTCTGAGGGACAGGATGATATATAACAAATATACCGTAGAGCCCAATCTACTGAATCCTGATACCAAGTATTACTGGAGAGTTACAGCATATACAAAAAATCTGGCAAACTCCACGGCATCTTCCAGTGGTATATGGTCATTCACAACAGAGAATAAGCCATGCTCGCCATTGCTATATGCCCACCAGCCCGATAATAACAGTATAAAGCTTTGGTTCAGGCTCTCAAAAGGGGCAACTTCATACAATATCAAATACGGTACGGAACCAGGTGTGTACACTAATACAATAAAAGGCGTTACTGCAAGCCCATACACCGTTTCAGAACTTAAAAGCGGAACAAAGTATTACTTTGCAGTAACTGCAGTCAATGAAAACGGTGAAAGCTCCATATGGAACGAAAGACCTGAAATTACCGGGGGGACTGCCATTCCCAACCCTGACTCCAGGTCGGCATTTGCGCAGATTGAAGGAGAAAGCTTCGATAAGCAATCGGGAGTTCAAACAGAAACCTGTTCCGAGGGAGGAGAAGATATCGGGTACATAGAGAACGGAGATTACGCTGTTTACAGTAACATTGACTTTGGGAATGGTGCTGAAAAATTTCAGGCAAGAGCAGCGAGTAACTCAAGCGGAGGAAACATCGAGATTCATCTCGACAGCATCAACGGTACCTTAATAGGAACATGTCCTATTACCGGAACGGGAGATTGGCAGACTTATGCAGATACATCCTGTAGTATCAGCGGTGTGAGTGGGAAGCATGAGGTATATCTGAAGTTTACAGGAGGAAACGGGTACTTATTCAACTTAAACTGGTTCAAATTTACCCCAATAACTGTAATTGTCGGAGACCTCAATGGAGATTCCGGTGTAGATGCAACTGACTATGCACTGATGAAAAAGTATTTGCTTGGATTAATTACGGATTTGCCTGTAGAAAATGGTCTTACGGCAGCTGATCTAAATGGTGACGGTGTGATTAACGCCATTGATTTATCACTATTCAAGAAATATCTGCTGGGTATTATTGAGGAATTACCTTATACAGGCTAAGGATGTATAATTTATAGCCGTTTTTCTACGGAAGTAGATAGCCTAGTGCAAAAGCAGCCATCTAAACAGAATAATCTGTTTAGATGGCTGCTTTTGGTTGAACCTATTTATATTATAAATCAGTTTTAATTCCAAGCACTACTTGTTTCAAAATCGCAAAATCAATTGCGTTTATATCTCCGCTATCATCAACATCAGCTGCTTCTAGCTGTTCTGCGGGTAAATTATCAAGTTCACCCATTAATATCTTTTTCACAAAGACCAAATCAATTGCATTAATTTCTCCATCACCATTTACATCACCTTTTTGTAAGGTTTGAGCAGGATTACTGTCTATTTGAAGCAAATATGCCTCAAGTTGTGAAAGCTGTTCAGCAGTAAGCTGTGATGTTTTACCATGTTTGTCATTTGCATTCTTTGTTGTCAGTACTTCATGGAGTGTTGCCGCAGAACCATCATGCAGGTATGGGGCAGTTCTCCACAATTCCTTAAGCGGTGGGGTATAATACATTCCATCGGGGTCTAGAATATCTTTTGTACCAACATCATGAGCTTTCAAATCAGTATACATTTCTCCGGAGTGACAGTAAGAACATTTTGTCTCACTGCTTTCAAAAATAGCTTTTCCGGCAGCAGCATCTTTTGTCATTGTACCTTTATTCGAGTATGGGTCAGCTTCCTCAGAGAGGCTCTTGATATAAGCAGTTACATCATCAAGCTCTTGCTGGGTTGGCTCTTTAAACTTTATGTATTTGAAACCTGCTTTTATGCCAACATGTGCATCATCTCTTACTCCACGCCACATAGCAGGAGGTGTATCAAAAACATACAACATTGACTTAGTGTTTTTAGTATTGCCGATACCGTCATTTGGCATGTCCCAGTTAAGTCCGTCGGCTCTGCCGTCAGGATGACAGGAGGCACAACTGAGCCATTTTTGTGTGGTGGTTGATGCATCGTAGAATATACGTTCACCACTTCTAACCTGACTTTCTTGGGGTTGTATACCCAGTTTTGCCGTGCTTTTCAATACACTACCGAAGGTATCTATAAGATATACTTCTCCTGCAAAATATGCGCCTACGGCTACAGTTTTACCATCCGGTGATAGGGATATTCCTCTTGGTCCCTGACCGGGTAGCTCAATCTCTTTTAACAGACCTGCTCCCCATAAAGCTCCAAGATCATATTTCAGACCACTTTTTTTTGTGGGGTCGGCTTTAATTTGTAACCAGATATCTGAATATGGTTTGTCGAAGCCCGATTTTGAACGGAATAGTAAGGAATAATTGCTTGTCGAACCTCCGGAACCAGCTTTTGATATTTTCCATTGCTGGCTCAAGCTTGTACTACTGCTGTTTGTTACTATACCGGCATTGTTACTGGTAGAAGCAGAACTAACATCCATGTATTTCTGACTGGATTTCACTTGAAGCTTGTAGTAACCGTTTCCTGCATCAATTAATTTCCATTTCTGATTATCTGAAGAACTCTGGTCCCATTCCACTACAGCCGAATTATCTCCGGTAGCGCCTGCATTGTCCAGTGCTTTGTTTGTTCCCCTGTTAATAATTGAATAATACCCGTCAGAACCGGCCACTAACTTATACTGCTGGTTGTTGTTACCCACATCATCCCATTGTACCAGCTGAGTGTTGTTAGCAGAATTACCGTTAGGTACATCAAGGGCTTTTCCACTATTTCTGTTTACTATCTTATAGTAAGAACTAGAATCAATTTCAGAACTGTCACCGCCGTTTAAATTTCCTGCTAAAAGCTGATGTAGACCATTCAAATCAACTCTCAGCACTTGATGAGTTCCTGACACACTGACCCACATGGTTTTACTGTCTGCTGATATTGCCAGTCCCCAAGGGTCTGCTGCTCCTTCCATTGTTCTGTCCAAAAGGAAGGTAGTATATATTTGTTTGGTTGCTATATCAATAATAGTAACTGCATTTGTCATTACCCATCCTCTTGTTATCTGGGTAGTAGGAAGGGATGTTTTTCCGAAGGTGTGAAGCACGTACGCCCACTTACCGTCAGGTGAACATTTAATGCCTCTTACATTTGATGAACCCTGTGGAAGCACAATATTTGCAACTTCACTGGAGGTTTTCATATCGATAAAGGTAACTGATGCGGCATACTTAGCTTCGGAGGCATTTCCTGAAGGCAGGGCATGTCCGACTATTGCATATTTGCCGTCAACAGTACTGTCCATTAAGTAGGGATAATCTTTAACAGAGATATTTTTTTCAACATTGCCTGAGGACAAATCAACTACAGATACTTTTTTCAAGCCGTAATCAGATACAACGAGTTTATCCTCTACTACTTTTACTCCAAGAGGTTTAGACCCTGTTGAAAACCTTCTTTTTACTTCTCCGGAAGCCGGATTTACTTCGGCAACAGTACCTGCTCCGTACTCACAAACATATATATTTTCATTTCCATTCCATGCAAGAGCTTTAGGCTGTCCATCCAACTGAATAACCTTTTGAACTTCACCGTCGGATGCCTTCAATATTTCAATCTGTGCTTTAGTTGAATCTGATACCGCTATCATGCTGCCATCAGGGGAATATACAGTATCAAAAGGTGAAAAATATGTATTGTCAGCCGAATAGCCAATATTACTATCAGGAAACAGGAAGCTCACTACAGTAATGACTATTGCTATGCAAAGAATCATGGGAATTAATTTTTTATTTGTATACCGATTCATTTTTTTTAACACTCCCATCTATATTATTTTAGCCAAGGGATTTAATTCAGAGATGGCTCGACCTGCTCTCCTCTTAACTGGGCATCTGTATTCTTATAGTCTCCAAAGAATGGTGCAATTCCCGAATCCATCCATATTGTAAATGAGTGAAGCTCGCTTGGAGTAAGATTACCATGTCCCGTCTTTAACTTTTGATATAACTTTGATGCTCTGGAACCGAACTTGCCCGGTTCAGTTCGAGGATAGACATGATCCCAGTTAGCACCTTTATACATTACATCAAATAGCGCAACATATGGCTTCAGATTTTTATACGAACTAAACCATTTGGTTTGGGAATCCAGGTTTCCCTTTCTAAGGTCAGGGACCTGAGAGCCATTGTGACATGAGATACATTTTTTATCCAAAATAGGCTGAATAAGCCTTGGAAAACTCATTGGCCTTGCGCCTTGGGATGCATCAGGTGTAATTGTTGAAGGTGTTCTCCTTAGTGCTAAGGGAACACTTTGCGGATTCTCTGCTGCTTTACGGGCAGGTTCGTGACAACCCTGACATAACAGCCGGTTTTGTCCCGGGACAAGGAAGGTATCAGATCTCATAGTCTGAACGGCAGTTCCGTCTTGATCAACAGCCTGGAAAAAAACAGGTTTTCCGGGTGACAAATAGAAGGATGCACTACCATCTTCCTCGACCGGTACTGAGCCTAATAGCCCTCTGGTATTTCTACCGGCCCATGAACTTTCAGTTCCTTCATAGCTTACTATTGGGTCTGTTGCCAGAGGTGTGGTCTTTGGATACACCTGCCAGATACGCAGTTCTTTAATCTTTGTTCCGGATGGGAATGGAAGCAGTGTATCATAAATATTCATTATAGATACAACTCCATCAGGAGCTTGTCCCGTTGGTATAGCTGAGCCCGGAATACTGTTGGGTACAGTACGTGGGCGAAGTGGCATAGGACCGTAACAAGAAAAATTAGGATCGCTGTACAGCATTGTCTTGTTTCCTTTAGTATCTATAGCATATATTCCATATCGCTTGTTTGCGCCATTACTGTTGGCATTGGGATCATAGATACACAGAAAATAGTCTTCGCTTAAAGGATATGGAGTTCCGTATTTCTGATCGGTTGTGGTGCCGGTTTCAGTTTCCGGATATTTTGCATCAGGTGTAATTTTTGTAATAGTGGAAAGGTTGTCATCATCTTCAACATCCGGGTCAATAACAATTAGAGGCCCATAGTTTTGAGCATGATGAGGAGCGGCTGTCGCAACATATTTGTTGGAATTCGGTATTGCTCTTAATGAATTCTGCATCATAGGAACGTTTTTCCACCATTCATCCCCGGAGTTAGGGTAATTTAGCGTAATAGCTCTCGCATCAAGACCGTCGGGAGTGGTTATCCATGCAGAATGAGGATGAGTGGCACCTCTGTCCACGTAGTCCCAACGAGTGTAAACAATCATACCGTTGTTATCAACACAGGGACTCCATTCATTAGTTTCATGGTAACTTATGCATCTTATATTGCTCCCGTCTGCATTCATTGTATGCAGATTAAAGGTGGGAACCGTACGCTGATGACAACGTCCGTATCCGCCTCTTCTTTCTGATATAAATACAATCCTTCCGTCGGGAAGCCAGCGAGGATCAAAATCATTT of the Ruminiclostridium papyrosolvens DSM 2782 genome contains:
- a CDS encoding glycoside hydrolase family 113 — its product is MKKFISIIVLICLMIGLFPPNCFAGEPVVTPQLIIINVNGENVSVLSVKIKNEQYLKLRDIAYYANGSDRQFNISEVKKKAIVNIYSNTPYKSIGNQASLKNNKPQKALLFKGKYFLDEKATKINSYYVGNEMYVKPAELGKLLNFIVTSGKKTGQYYINTNHSAITKKIGVETAMTYGDMKQSDKNSPWVGYDYSGRKVLGWHQLWPGDVRLFLDFGSGPVLVCYKVIVSNGRFYFLDDKLVYKKEINGVKIPLEADGGISARRLEQILGSYYETFLKESVYLTINLGMPAKQKNDKNITYKISSNKSSVFLGVLEKSQIIPSLTPTPEMAKKFIYTSSDAKVAFADETGMVYGIGPGTCTISIGLEGRSDIPVKTIKVSVNGDAALAKKSTGFICFDYYDNDVANVFQEPTIQAMHQDGAQWVSYINTLSYTNENPIRIDGVSNKNTNIMREIRKNEFGAFVKAAKIRGMKVAAQTQIMYDELLKDWMSNEAKSNEALFYEESAKFWAYFGSLLKNNAQKWISDPNNVEANKFWDEWFAQYEKNILEYANWCEEYKVDLLIIGEYQSNPFYSIGGGRMEKLIKDIRNVYSGKIGAVCTYTTQWDEVDKMSFAGQLDYINVVLQEPYSTKENPTIEEYQREIEPILTGKIETLYKKYQKKIIITSSYKSAQNQGNKEWFEPCTVQTNIKQDFLLQARMYEGLFRALQNKTWVESVWANGYNWVENFEHADGRLNAIDKGQSVRNKPAAKVFLKWSNK
- a CDS encoding carbohydrate-binding protein; amino-acid sequence: MKKGNCGFCRKLAAFLVLVLIFQSCGFVRAASTDTVNVDFNNILRPVNHSNFGYILTPNYDIPDSRMKMLGPILNRETIPVQTFQGVGDLDGTCFNNENSQLQRCLEAYQRAKANGLKWYFLLGLNPSWTAPNGTPGGGAPTNQAWFKQYVKDVLQYLKDNGATPDFADLTNEYWTGREATFKGNWEAVREVYPDYIPIVGPGAVGYSGIADFYIPFSSQNQMDLEGPCWHEYWEGSTYASYTQTNKWKDPIVSLQTKYPETNGKYVVWEENNSWSTSAVDWTRSMANVVRSGITQNIKGCIKSGNWNGMSDILTTTVRNSQQNGAVRTPIWWVYYMFSQLSGHYAGVSTSTGDDITACASRDTDECKVIIAKSTTAGTINVNLNNQPYSGKDVRIDLYKITSSENNGLTYQSSITPSSTSNISFSINNAAANDSWLVVLKKVDSAPNFFHPMTPDDGEVTTTAPTLTWSAAQGAASYTVKVSVNKDLSDPVINQSGIADTNYTVAAPLTEGQKYYWNVTAVNSGGSRTVSNDAVYSFIAGANAGVPGQFGPYLPSRNAPNESVTPKFLWSRAYNASSYRLVVSKNSDLSSPVINKSGITTITGTNEFGPNTASTYTPTTALENNTTYYWRVYALNANGERPINGPIQYFTTKTAGNSPVSFSLSAPANGITGVSDRAVLSWTPSGNAFFYKLEVSSNADMSNPVILRDRMIYNKYTVEPNLLNPDTKYYWRVTAYTKNLANSTASSSGIWSFTTENKPCSPLLYAHQPDNNSIKLWFRLSKGATSYNIKYGTEPGVYTNTIKGVTASPYTVSELKSGTKYYFAVTAVNENGESSIWNERPEITGGTAIPNPDSRSAFAQIEGESFDKQSGVQTETCSEGGEDIGYIENGDYAVYSNIDFGNGAEKFQARAASNSSGGNIEIHLDSINGTLIGTCPITGTGDWQTYADTSCSISGVSGKHEVYLKFTGGNGYLFNLNWFKFTPITVIVGDLNGDSGVDATDYALMKKYLLGLITDLPVENGLTAADLNGDGVINAIDLSLFKKYLLGIIEELPYTG
- a CDS encoding RICIN domain-containing protein, with product MNRYTNKKLIPMILCIAIVITVVSFLFPDSNIGYSADNTYFSPFDTVYSPDGSMIAVSDSTKAQIEILKASDGEVQKVIQLDGQPKALAWNGNENIYVCEYGAGTVAEVNPASGEVKRRFSTGSKPLGVKVVEDKLVVSDYGLKKVSVVDLSSGNVEKNISVKDYPYLMDSTVDGKYAIVGHALPSGNASEAKYAASVTFIDMKTSSEVANIVLPQGSSNVRGIKCSPDGKWAYVLHTFGKTSLPTTQITRGWVMTNAVTIIDIATKQIYTTFLLDRTMEGAADPWGLAISADSKTMWVSVSGTHQVLRVDLNGLHQLLAGNLNGGDSSEIDSSSYYKIVNRNSGKALDVPNGNSANNTQLVQWDDVGNNNQQYKLVAGSDGYYSIINRGTNKALDNAGATGDNSAVVEWDQSSSDNQKWKLIDAGNGYYKLQVKSSQKYMDVSSASTSNNAGIVTNSSSTSLSQQWKISKAGSGGSTSNYSLLFRSKSGFDKPYSDIWLQIKADPTKKSGLKYDLGALWGAGLLKEIELPGQGPRGISLSPDGKTVAVGAYFAGEVYLIDTFGSVLKSTAKLGIQPQESQVRSGERIFYDASTTTQKWLSCASCHPDGRADGLNWDMPNDGIGNTKNTKSMLYVFDTPPAMWRGVRDDAHVGIKAGFKYIKFKEPTQQELDDVTAYIKSLSEEADPYSNKGTMTKDAAAGKAIFESSETKCSYCHSGEMYTDLKAHDVGTKDILDPDGMYYTPPLKELWRTAPYLHDGSAATLHEVLTTKNANDKHGKTSQLTAEQLSQLEAYLLQIDSNPAQTLQKGDVNGDGEINAIDLVFVKKILMGELDNLPAEQLEAADVDDSGDINAIDFAILKQVVLGIKTDL
- a CDS encoding PD40 domain-containing protein, which codes for MTKASKLSLKIIAVMLITAVLLATQISVVFSGSVDLKKSEFNFDKIVFTKHQPYSGVENHMIDGNFGFTGVKGGGLYILNNAFSGNPTVTDVLQNSICKNGRYAGKKLTGGAFYSFDVSYDAKEIVFAYTDAQNSYGVWNQNTTYHIFKVNVDGTNLTQLTDGSVNDFDPRWLPDGRIVFISERRGGYGRCHQRTVPTFNLHTMNADGSNIRCISYHETNEWSPCVDNNGMIVYTRWDYVDRGATHPHSAWITTPDGLDARAITLNYPNSGDEWWKNVPMMQNSLRAIPNSNKYVATAAPHHAQNYGPLIVIDPDVEDDDNLSTITKITPDAKYPETETGTTTDQKYGTPYPLSEDYFLCIYDPNANSNGANKRYGIYAIDTKGNKTMLYSDPNFSCYGPMPLRPRTVPNSIPGSAIPTGQAPDGVVSIMNIYDTLLPFPSGTKIKELRIWQVYPKTTPLATDPIVSYEGTESSWAGRNTRGLLGSVPVEEDGSASFYLSPGKPVFFQAVDQDGTAVQTMRSDTFLVPGQNRLLCQGCHEPARKAAENPQSVPLALRRTPSTITPDASQGARPMSFPRLIQPILDKKCISCHNGSQVPDLRKGNLDSQTKWFSSYKNLKPYVALFDVMYKGANWDHVYPRTEPGKFGSRASKLYQKLKTGHGNLTPSELHSFTIWMDSGIAPFFGDYKNTDAQLRGEQVEPSLN